A window of the Candidatus Paraluminiphilus aquimaris genome harbors these coding sequences:
- a CDS encoding SDR family NAD(P)-dependent oxidoreductase: MSKTAIITGASSGIGAATAHRFIELGHKVINIARRASPVEGVINISADLSTEEGAKRAALEAAESAVKGESISLVHNASLMLKDTVRECDTADLMRVLAVNVAAVNTLNRELLPHMVAGSSILYVGSTLSEKAVAGAHSYVISKHAQLGQMRATCQDLIGAEIHTAMICPGFTDTEMLKQHLGGDTELMHEIGSQNSFGRLVTPDEIASVITWAHQSPVVNGTVIHANLGQMER, encoded by the coding sequence ATGAGCAAAACAGCAATCATTACCGGTGCAAGTTCGGGAATCGGAGCCGCAACCGCTCACCGATTTATTGAGCTTGGCCATAAGGTCATTAATATCGCTCGGCGCGCGAGCCCTGTTGAAGGTGTTATCAACATTAGTGCGGACTTAAGCACGGAAGAAGGTGCTAAGCGTGCAGCGCTTGAAGCTGCCGAGTCCGCCGTCAAAGGCGAATCCATATCCTTGGTGCACAACGCATCGTTGATGCTCAAAGACACGGTTCGCGAATGTGATACGGCTGATTTGATGCGTGTGCTGGCAGTGAATGTGGCAGCGGTCAACACCCTCAATCGAGAGCTGTTACCCCACATGGTAGCTGGATCAAGCATCCTGTACGTCGGCTCGACTTTATCTGAAAAAGCAGTCGCTGGCGCACACAGTTACGTCATCAGTAAACACGCGCAGCTGGGCCAAATGCGCGCGACCTGCCAGGATTTGATCGGCGCTGAAATCCACACGGCGATGATCTGCCCCGGATTCACTGATACGGAAATGCTCAAGCAACACTTAGGCGGGGACACCGAATTGATGCATGAAATAGGTTCCCAAAATAGCTTCGGACGTTTAGTCACACCCGACGAAATAGCGAGTGTCATAACCTGGGCGCATCAGAGCCCTGTGGTTAACGGCACAGTAATTCATGCCAATCTGGGACAAATGGAACGGTGA